Proteins from a single region of Rhinatrema bivittatum chromosome 13, aRhiBiv1.1, whole genome shotgun sequence:
- the PPP1CA gene encoding serine/threonine-protein phosphatase PP1-alpha catalytic subunit: MGESEKLNIDSIIGRLLEVQGSRPGKNVQLTENEIRGLCLKSREIFLSQPILLELEAPLKICGDIHGQYYDLLRLFEYGGFPPESNYLFLGDYVDRGKQSLETICLLLAYKIKYPENFFLLRGNHECASINRIYGFYDECKRRYNIKLWKTFTDCFNCLPIAAIVDEKIFCCHGGLSPDLQSMEQIRRIMRPTDVPDQGLLCDLLWSDPDKDVQGWGENDRGVSFTFGSEVVAKFLHKHDLDLICRAHQVVEDGYEFFAKRQLVTLFSAPNYCGEFDNAGAMMSVDETLMCSFQILKPADKSKGKYGQFSGLNPGGRPVTPPRNSAKAKK; this comes from the exons TCCAGGGATCGCGGCCCGGGAAGAACGTGCAGCTGACGGAAAATGAGATCCGCGGCCTCTGCCTCAAATCGCGGGAGATCTTCCTGAGTCAGCCCATTTTGCTGGAGCTGGAGGCCCCCCTGAAGATCTGTG GTGACATCCACGGGCAGTACTACGACCTCCTGCGTCTCTTTGAGTACGGCGGCTTCCCCCCGGAGAGCAACTACCTCTTCTTGGGAGACTACGTGGATCGGGGGAAGCAGTCGTTGGAAACCATCTGCCTCCTCCTCGCCTACAAGATTAAGTACCCGGAGAACTTCTTCCTGCTGCGGGGGAACCACGAGTGTGCCAGCATCAACCGCATCTATGGCTTCTACGATGAGT GCAAACGACGCTACAACATCAAACTCTGGAAGACATTCACAGACTGCTTCAACTGTCTCCCTATTGCCGCCATTGTGGATGAGAAAATCTTTTGCTGTCATGGAG GCCTATCGCCCGACCTCCAGTCGATGGAGCAGATCCGTCGGATCATGCGTCCCACGGATGTGCCCGACCAGGGTCTGCTCTGCGACTTGCTCTGGTCCGACCCGGACAAAGACGTGCAAGGCTGGGGCGAGAATGACCGCGGCGTCTCCTTCACCTTCGGTTCTGAGGTGGTGGCCAAGTTCCTTCACAAGCACGACCTGGACCTCATCTGCCGGGCGCACCAG GTGGTGGAAGACGGTTATGAGTTCTTCGCTAAGCGCCAGCTGGTGACTCTGTTCTCGGCGCCCAATTACTGTGGCGAGTTTGACAATGCTGGAGCCATGATGAGTGTGGACGAGACCCTCATGTGTTCCTTCCAG ATCctgaaacctgcagacaaaagtAAAGGCAAATACGGACAGTTCAGTGGCCTGAACCCTGGTGGGCGGCCGGTAACGCCTCCTCGCAATTCAGCCAAAGCCaagaagtga